AGATCTTTAAATTATTATCATTTTACAGCGGTGGGAATGACACTGTAAATTGATGGCAACCGGCAATGAAGCAGTATGACATGGATACTGGATTATAGTAACCCTTAAAGCTGTTGTTTTGCCACCCAAACCCATAGGACCTATTCCGAGATTGTTAACGGCAGTCAGTATTTCTGCTTCAAGCTCCGTTAACCTGCTATCAGGATTATCTTCCATAATCGGTCTTAGCAACGCCTTTTTTGCTAATATCGGAACATAATCAAAGGACCCACCAATACCGATTCCTATCAAGAGAGGTGGACAGGGATTTCCTCCTCCTCTTCTGACAGTATCCAGTACGAATTCTATTAGTTGATTTTTATCTGATAGAGGATGGAACATCTTTAAACGACTCATATTCTCAGCCCCTGCTCCTTTTGGCAGAAAATAGACCTTGATCCTATCTCCGGGTACAAAATCCCAATGTATTATCGGTGGCAGATTATCACCGGTATTACTCCTGGCAAAAAGTGGTTCTCTAACCACAGATTTTCTAAAAGATTCTTCCTGATAGATCTCTCTAAAAGCTTCATTAATTAGTTTGGTTGCACTTCCACCTTCGACTAAAATCTCTTCTCCCATTTCTATAAAAAACATGCCAATTCCAGTATCTTGACAGAGTGGTTGTGAATTTACTTTTGCTAACTGGGCATTTTCAATAATTGTTTGCAATATATCTCTTGCAATAATACTAACTTCATCTTTATAGCTGTTTTCCAGTAACTTAACTAATCCCGTATCCAACTCATAATGGGCAGAACTACAGATATCTTTTATTGCTTGCTTAAAGGTTATCCTATCAACTACTCTCATAATTATATAACTATCTCATAATGCTAATATAATGGTTCTTTTTTTTCTTTCTTATATACTATCTAATGTCAATGAAAATCACTAATTATTTTCAACTCTGAAAACTTTCCCATAAATTGCAACATTTTTGAACATCAATAGTAAGTCTATAAGCAAAAAACCAAAAATAAGCAAATTTTACTTAACTTTTTACTTGACAAGATTATTTTTTTTCTTTTTTAGGTTCATAGAGATAGTTAGTCTATTATTTTACTGTGGGGAGGCGATTAGTGAACGGCGAAGAGATATTATCGATTATTAATTTTGATAATCTTTTGAAACTCGGTTTTGCTGTTATTGATGCAAGATATTGTGATTACGAAGTATCGAAAGAGAAATATAAATTTGTTGTTATTCGTGTCAATGGAGATAGAGACTCCTTCTATTTTGAAATGTTCAAGAAGTACATCCCTGATTTTAAGACAGACAAGAATATTTATGAATTATGGAGTAGTATTTTGTCCCATAAAATTAATATGAGCAAGGTTCTTAACCGAGATATATCAATAAAAGTAGCCCTCTTTGATTTTTTAGCTGCCAATTAATTCTATTTACTTGATGTATCAACATTTTTGGAGTAATTATGATTGTTTCTAAATCTAAATTCAACAGTGTATTGCAGAGCCCTGCATCCGAGAAGAATTTATACTTAATGCCGTTATTTACAAATCAAAAATTTACTACAGCAGCGCCGGAAAACTTACATAAATCATATCATCCCGATGTATCAATTTCCAATCTTATCTTAAATATCAGGTCTATAAATCTACTAAAACAGGCAAACATATCTACTATCGGACAACTTTTATTAACTCCTTACGGGTTTCTTCTCAAGTTTCGTAACTGTGGGATTCACACAATTCATTTTCTGCAAAACGAACTCAAGAAATATATAATCGACAAAGAGATTGATTATAGCAGTAATTGGCATGATCTGGAATCGATGTTGATCAATGTGATAGAATTAAAAAACAGAAATTTTATTATTTTTAAGGACCGTTTAGGGATTGGTTTACATAAACCTATGACTCTAGAAGAATGTGGAGATAAATTTGGTATTACAAGAGAGGCAGTAAGGCAGATTATGACCCGTATTGATGAAATAATACTCCATCCTGAAACTGAGTTTAAATTACGTCCCTTCTGGATTACTGTTGATAAACTGCTAAAGAAAAGAGAGGTCTGGACATCTGAAGAATTAGCAAAAAAAATACGAGAAAATCTGCTATGGAAGAAGAAACCGGAAACACATGCCTTAGAAAATTTTCTCTCTATAAAGGATGATAAATATACTGTTACCCATAACGGTCTTATTGGATTCCATGACTCAAAATGTCTTAATTGTCCTAAGATAGATGGTTTTCTACCTGATATAATGAAGGGAAGGTCTGAAATTTCTTACTCTGAA
This Candidatus Cloacimonadota bacterium DNA region includes the following protein-coding sequences:
- a CDS encoding fumarate hydratase, which translates into the protein MRVVDRITFKQAIKDICSSAHYELDTGLVKLLENSYKDEVSIIARDILQTIIENAQLAKVNSQPLCQDTGIGMFFIEMGEEILVEGGSATKLINEAFREIYQEESFRKSVVREPLFARSNTGDNLPPIIHWDFVPGDRIKVYFLPKGAGAENMSRLKMFHPLSDKNQLIEFVLDTVRRGGGNPCPPLLIGIGIGGSFDYVPILAKKALLRPIMEDNPDSRLTELEAEILTAVNNLGIGPMGLGGKTTALRVTIIQYPCHTASLPVAINLQCHSHRCKMIII